In a single window of the Campylobacter hyointestinalis subsp. lawsonii genome:
- a CDS encoding YaaA family protein produces MKILFSPSESKTPGGELKNLDDKAFLFSNLYDKRLYVLNLYNEFIKTASKDEVSKLFGLKKDFDIQKYTEDIFLKPVMKAVLRYDGVAYDYLKYRSLTQISKEFIDENVIIFSNLYGPILAKDEVVDYKLKQGENTPGFIFDKFYKDNFSLALDEYLQDEDILDLRAGFYDKFYEIKKPYLTLKFKKDSKVVSHWAKAYRGIVLRSVALNSVSTIKDFYDLNIDGLKVCSIIRKGLKSEIVFDITT; encoded by the coding sequence ATGAAAATTTTATTTTCGCCAAGCGAGTCTAAAACACCCGGCGGTGAGCTTAAAAATTTAGACGATAAAGCGTTTTTATTTTCAAATTTATACGATAAAAGACTTTATGTTTTAAATTTATACAATGAGTTTATAAAGACTGCTTCAAAAGATGAAGTGTCAAAACTTTTTGGGCTTAAAAAAGATTTTGATATCCAAAAATACACCGAAGATATATTTTTAAAACCTGTAATGAAAGCAGTTTTAAGATACGATGGCGTGGCGTACGACTATCTAAAATACAGAAGTTTAACTCAAATTTCAAAAGAATTTATAGATGAAAATGTTATTATATTTTCAAATTTATATGGTCCCATTTTAGCCAAAGACGAAGTTGTGGATTACAAGCTAAAACAAGGAGAAAATACCCCCGGTTTTATTTTTGATAAATTTTATAAAGACAATTTTAGTCTAGCTTTAGATGAATATTTACAAGACGAGGATATTTTGGATTTAAGAGCAGGTTTCTATGATAAATTTTATGAGATAAAAAAGCCGTATCTGACGCTTAAATTTAAAAAAGATAGTAAGGTTGTAAGCCACTGGGCAAAAGCGTATAGAGGTATAGTTTTAAGAAGTGTTGCGTTAAATTCTGTTTCAACCATCAAGGATTTTTATGATCTTAACATTGATGGCTTAAAAGTTTGCAGTATTATAAGAAAAGGCTTAAAGAGCGAAATTGTATTTGATATTACTACATAA
- a CDS encoding HIT family protein, protein MKHEFAPWRSEYFKNKQEGCAFCDIVSSDNKDDENFVIFRAKHCFGVMNRYPYTLGEFMVIPYEHIDNVETLDNETWHEMSHFVQIGVGILKKYLNANGVNIGMNLGAAAGAGIAEHIHYHLVPRWNRDTNFITTIGHTRIHGVPFYEQYQALKDAFKEIIK, encoded by the coding sequence ATGAAACATGAGTTTGCACCTTGGAGAAGTGAATATTTTAAAAATAAGCAAGAGGGTTGTGCTTTTTGTGACATAGTAAGCAGTGATAACAAAGATGATGAGAATTTTGTTATTTTTAGAGCTAAACACTGCTTTGGCGTCATGAACCGCTATCCTTATACTTTAGGCGAGTTTATGGTGATCCCATATGAGCATATCGACAACGTAGAGACACTAGATAATGAGACGTGGCACGAAATGAGCCATTTTGTTCAAATCGGTGTTGGTATATTGAAAAAATACTTAAACGCTAATGGCGTAAATATAGGTATGAATTTAGGTGCTGCTGCTGGGGCTGGGATCGCAGAACATATACATTATCATCTTGTTCCTAGGTGGAACAGAGATACGAATTTCATAACTACTATCGGTCATACTAGGATCCATGGAGTTCCGTTTTATGAACAATATCAAGCTTTAAAAGATGCGTTCAAAGAGATAATAAAATGA
- the trpC gene encoding indole-3-glycerol phosphate synthase TrpC yields MILDEIISKTKENLNIYKAKFPFELLEKGIISSFKPRDVKPFLSEKNSYANIIAEIKKASPSKGVIKADFDPLSIALEYEKAGVSAFSILTEPLYFLGDLEYLTLIRRFTNTVILRKDFIIDMYQIAQARVYGADFILLIAKALDKFKLKELFDYARHLDLEVLVEIHDEDDLHKALFVGANIIGINHRNLKDFTMDMSLSKKLIPLIPKDKIIVAESGLRTHTDIVNLESLGVDAFLIGEHFMRQSDIYAAVNNIRGKK; encoded by the coding sequence ATGATTTTAGATGAGATTATTTCTAAGACAAAAGAGAATTTAAATATATACAAAGCCAAATTTCCATTTGAGCTCTTAGAAAAAGGGATAATCTCATCGTTTAAACCAAGGGACGTTAAACCGTTTCTAAGCGAGAAAAATAGCTACGCAAATATCATAGCTGAGATCAAAAAAGCAAGTCCTAGTAAAGGAGTTATCAAAGCTGATTTTGACCCTTTATCTATAGCACTTGAGTATGAAAAAGCTGGAGTTAGTGCGTTTTCTATCTTGACTGAGCCGTTATATTTTTTAGGAGATTTAGAGTATTTAACGCTTATTAGGAGATTTACTAATACTGTGATTCTTAGAAAAGATTTTATAATAGATATGTATCAAATAGCCCAAGCTAGGGTTTATGGAGCTGATTTTATCTTGCTTATAGCAAAAGCCTTGGATAAATTTAAATTAAAAGAATTATTTGATTACGCACGCCATCTTGATCTTGAAGTTTTGGTCGAAATACACGATGAAGACGATCTTCATAAAGCTTTATTTGTGGGTGCAAATATAATAGGTATAAATCATAGAAATTTAAAAGATTTTACGATGGATATGTCTCTTAGCAAGAAGCTAATCCCGCTTATCCCAAAAGATAAGATCATAGTAGCAGAAAGTGGGCTTAGAACACACACAGATATTGTAAATTTAGAGAGTTTAGGTGTCGATGCTTTCTTGATAGGTGAGCATTTTATGAGACAATCAGATATTTATGCAGCAGTAAATAATATAAGGGGTAAAAAATGA
- a CDS encoding YkgJ family cysteine cluster protein — translation MQINIEKKDGFKYEFDPSFCQICGGKCCTGESGYIWISNDEISKIATFFGMSDDEFKKIFCYNANNRYSLKEKEYNNGYACIFFDETHKNCGIYELRPKQCMTFPFWDYFKKNFKELEKECIGVKQLQ, via the coding sequence ATGCAAATAAACATAGAGAAAAAAGATGGTTTTAAGTATGAATTTGATCCATCATTTTGTCAGATATGCGGTGGAAAATGCTGCACTGGAGAGAGTGGATATATCTGGATAAGCAATGATGAGATATCTAAGATAGCGACTTTTTTTGGAATGAGCGATGATGAATTTAAGAAAATATTTTGTTATAACGCCAACAATCGCTATAGTTTAAAGGAAAAAGAGTATAATAACGGCTATGCTTGTATCTTTTTTGATGAAACTCACAAAAATTGCGGAATTTATGAGCTTAGACCTAAGCAGTGTATGACATTTCCATTTTGGGATTATTTTAAGAAAAATTTTAAAGAATTGGAGAAAGAATGTATTGGTGTAAAGCAATTGCAGTAA
- a CDS encoding tRNA1(Val) (adenine(37)-N6)-methyltransferase, translated as MTLYQLENGYRYNSDSLFLYDFISKNRLFGDLLDVGCGSGILGLLLKRDFSKLSLTSLDIQEINRDITKFNADENGLKIRVICDDISKFKSENKFDFIVSNPPFYIDEVTKSGNEHINISRYSGNLKFDDLLKSVNSLLKPRGVFYFCYDARRLGEVVSGLACFKLNLTRFRLVHSKISKESKLALFEAKKSSKSMTKIEPPLIVFDEFGYSKEAKAVFDKANTQSRIFVCK; from the coding sequence ATGACGCTGTATCAGCTAGAAAATGGATATAGATACAACAGCGACTCTTTGTTTCTGTATGATTTTATCTCAAAAAATAGACTTTTTGGCGATCTTTTAGATGTGGGATGCGGCTCTGGGATACTTGGGCTTTTGTTAAAACGAGATTTTTCTAAACTAAGTCTAACTAGCTTAGATATTCAAGAGATAAATCGCGATATTACAAAATTTAATGCAGATGAAAATGGACTGAAAATTCGCGTTATTTGTGATGATATTTCTAAATTTAAAAGCGAAAATAAGTTTGATTTTATAGTTTCAAACCCGCCTTTTTATATAGATGAAGTCACAAAAAGTGGCAATGAGCATATAAATATCAGCAGATACAGCGGAAATCTTAAATTTGATGATTTGCTAAAAAGCGTAAATTCTCTCTTAAAGCCACGCGGAGTTTTTTATTTTTGTTATGATGCAAGGAGACTTGGAGAAGTCGTAAGTGGGCTTGCTTGCTTTAAACTAAATCTTACTAGATTTAGATTGGTGCATTCTAAAATATCAAAAGAGTCTAAGTTAGCGCTTTTTGAGGCTAAAAAAAGCTCAAAATCAATGACTAAGATAGAGCCGCCTTTGATAGTTTTTGATGAGTTTGGATATAGCAAAGAAGCAAAAGCGGTATTTGATAAAGCTAACACTCAAAGTAGGATTTTTGTATGCAAATAA
- a CDS encoding NAD(P)-binding domain-containing protein, translating into MENVYDIIVIGGGPCGIATIVEAKHNGFENVLLLEKGDNHSQTIRKFYKDGKRVDKVYKGLESETKGSVEFFDGTKESTLNYFDRLLDDGKIDAMFNSEVESVKKNNGIFEVVTSKGTFKSKNVMIGIGKMGRPNKPEYKIPPSLTQVVNFNLNSCNCGEKILVVGGGNSAAEYALELSKCNKVTLCYRKDKFTRLNEINEAGVFEYNKAGKLELKLGVDIVGLDNENGKVNVKFNNSTNEIYDRIIYAIGGSTPVDFLQKCGVELKDNEPILDENLQTKTPGLFVGGDIASKSGGSIVVALNDAHTVISYIMKSK; encoded by the coding sequence ATGGAAAATGTTTATGATATCATCGTCATAGGAGGCGGACCTTGTGGTATAGCTACGATAGTCGAGGCTAAGCACAATGGTTTTGAAAACGTGTTACTTTTAGAAAAAGGTGACAATCACTCACAAACCATTCGTAAGTTTTACAAAGACGGAAAAAGAGTTGATAAAGTCTATAAAGGTCTAGAAAGCGAAACCAAAGGAAGTGTAGAGTTTTTCGATGGTACAAAAGAGAGTACTTTAAACTACTTTGATAGATTGCTTGATGATGGAAAAATAGATGCTATGTTTAATAGCGAAGTCGAAAGCGTCAAAAAAAATAACGGAATATTTGAAGTAGTGACTTCAAAAGGAACTTTTAAATCTAAAAACGTGATGATTGGTATCGGTAAAATGGGCAGACCAAATAAACCAGAGTATAAGATCCCGCCTTCACTTACTCAAGTTGTAAATTTCAACTTAAATAGCTGTAATTGTGGTGAGAAAATTCTTGTAGTTGGTGGCGGAAACTCAGCTGCTGAGTACGCACTTGAGCTTAGTAAATGCAACAAAGTAACTTTATGCTATAGAAAAGATAAATTTACTAGACTAAATGAGATAAACGAAGCTGGGGTTTTTGAGTATAACAAAGCTGGCAAATTAGAGCTGAAACTTGGTGTAGATATAGTAGGGTTAGACAATGAAAATGGAAAAGTAAATGTTAAATTTAATAACTCTACTAATGAAATTTATGATAGAATAATCTATGCAATAGGTGGCTCAACTCCGGTTGATTTCTTACAAAAATGTGGCGTTGAGCTTAAGGATAATGAGCCTATACTCGATGAAAATTTACAAACTAAAACCCCAGGTCTTTTTGTAGGTGGAGATATAGCAAGCAAAAGTGGCGGAAGTATAGTTGTAGCTTTAAACGATGCTCACACGGTGATCAGCTATATAATGAAATCAAAATAA
- a CDS encoding glutamate-5-semialdehyde dehydrogenase — MKNLLKNLKNTSKSLLSLTQNERKAVVLEIARQIELEADNIKSANDIDLSLASNLSSALLERLKFDRSRVLSLAQNIKDIASLPEVIGIVERGWCAKSGINIEKISIPIGNICTIYESRPNVTAEVAALCIKSANGCALKGGKEARNTNLALIKAISTALKNCDLDENCVVYLDIDRNEVGELIKMDKYLDLIVPRGGESLVKFVSQNATIPVLKHDKGLCHIYVDEFADLNKALKICVNAKCSRPSVCNAAETMLVHKNIAEYFLPLLKTELDKFGVEIFGCEKSAKLIPCKIANEQNYSTEYLDFKLNLKIVNDLDTALEHISKFSSGHSEAIISENYSICEKFLKLVDSACVYANASTRFSDGSEFGFGAEIGISTNKLHARGPVGLKELTTYKYIIRGNGQIR; from the coding sequence ATGAAAAATTTACTCAAAAATTTAAAAAACACTTCAAAGTCATTATTGTCATTAACACAAAATGAGAGAAAAGCAGTTGTTTTAGAGATAGCTAGGCAAATAGAGTTAGAAGCAGACAACATAAAATCCGCAAACGATATAGACTTAAGCTTAGCTTCAAATCTATCATCTGCTCTATTAGAAAGACTTAAATTTGATAGATCTAGAGTGCTTAGTTTAGCTCAAAATATAAAAGACATAGCAAGTCTTCCTGAAGTGATCGGGATAGTTGAACGCGGATGGTGTGCAAAAAGTGGTATAAATATCGAAAAGATAAGCATACCTATAGGAAATATCTGCACTATTTATGAATCTAGACCGAATGTAACAGCCGAAGTCGCCGCTCTATGTATAAAAAGTGCAAATGGATGTGCCCTAAAAGGTGGAAAAGAAGCTAGAAATACAAATTTAGCTTTGATTAAAGCCATCAGTACGGCTTTGAAAAACTGCGATCTAGATGAAAACTGCGTTGTTTATCTAGATATTGATAGAAATGAAGTAGGCGAACTTATAAAAATGGATAAATACTTAGATCTGATCGTTCCAAGAGGCGGAGAAAGCTTAGTTAAATTCGTAAGTCAAAATGCGACAATACCAGTCTTAAAGCACGATAAAGGGCTATGCCATATCTATGTAGATGAATTTGCAGACTTAAATAAAGCTTTAAAAATTTGCGTAAATGCGAAATGTTCGCGTCCTAGCGTATGCAACGCCGCTGAAACCATGCTGGTACATAAAAATATAGCCGAGTATTTTTTACCACTTTTAAAAACTGAGCTTGATAAATTTGGCGTAGAAATTTTTGGATGCGAAAAATCAGCAAAGCTAATCCCTTGTAAAATCGCAAACGAACAAAACTATTCTACAGAATATCTTGATTTTAAACTAAATTTAAAAATAGTAAATGACCTAGATACCGCTTTAGAACATATAAGTAAATTTAGCTCAGGACATAGCGAAGCGATCATTAGTGAAAACTACAGCATTTGCGAAAAGTTTTTAAAGCTAGTAGATAGTGCTTGTGTTTATGCGAACGCTTCTACTAGATTTAGCGATGGGAGCGAGTTTGGGTTTGGCGCAGAGATAGGGATCAGCACAAATAAACTGCACGCAAGAGGCCCAGTAGGACTAAAAGAACTCACTACTTATAAATATATAATCCGCGGAAATGGGCAGATAAGATAA
- a CDS encoding outer membrane beta-barrel protein, which yields MRNSTLKICLVASMACSFALAEGAFIGVESDYSFKSNLKIKGDDGEKETFKKAQTGIGIKGGYDFDMYRVYGSYVYDFQTSKTKVYEDGTSLELKWLTHKFIVGADYTPSITDNFKLAVGPYTGYSRLKLKDDEGEKYNTNGWIIGAKLGGIYSIDKNNELEFGFKTDRTDYKKVSKFELKDVKETNYGLYLGYNYKF from the coding sequence ATGAGAAATTCTACTTTAAAAATTTGTCTTGTTGCCTCTATGGCCTGCTCGTTTGCACTTGCTGAGGGTGCATTTATCGGTGTTGAGAGTGATTACTCTTTTAAATCAAATTTAAAAATAAAAGGCGATGATGGAGAAAAAGAAACTTTCAAAAAAGCTCAAACTGGAATTGGCATAAAAGGCGGTTATGATTTTGATATGTATAGAGTTTATGGCTCTTATGTTTATGATTTTCAAACTAGCAAAACAAAAGTCTATGAAGACGGAACAAGTTTGGAACTAAAATGGCTAACTCATAAATTTATCGTTGGAGCCGACTATACTCCATCTATAACAGATAATTTTAAACTAGCAGTTGGTCCATATACTGGCTATTCTAGATTGAAATTAAAAGACGACGAAGGAGAAAAATATAACACAAATGGCTGGATAATAGGTGCAAAACTAGGTGGAATTTACTCAATCGATAAAAATAACGAGCTAGAGTTTGGCTTCAAAACAGACAGAACAGATTACAAAAAAGTATCGAAATTTGAATTAAAAGATGTAAAAGAGACAAACTATGGCTTATATTTAGGATATAACTATAAATTCTAA
- a CDS encoding tyrosine-type recombinase/integrase, producing the protein MIFNEVFNQYIKYYELLLRPSTLRSDVATYNKHIKPNLGLRDVSKISFLDIQVFCNDLIKQDYKIKTVKNILTKLRVIFKFSMKLELIDKNPCDFVELPKFDNKVYFDYGVKTQKRIINAIVNNINPTADIFFFLLHGRRKNEVLSLKWSDLNLKNRTYKIPCQINKAKRDMFYTMSDELYNRLYKRYIKAKKLNLLNTYVFLNPDTNNKFVDLRRSWNTLLKSNNLPKIRLHDIRHLIATYSINYLNLPVEQVSLGHTNITTTQKYITTNIKKSKETIENILNSVK; encoded by the coding sequence ATGATTTTTAATGAAGTTTTTAATCAGTATATAAAATATTATGAGCTTCTTTTACGTCCTAGCACCTTAAGAAGCGATGTTGCTACATATAATAAACATATTAAACCAAATTTGGGATTAAGAGATGTAAGTAAAATATCTTTTCTAGATATTCAAGTGTTTTGTAATGATCTTATCAAACAAGATTATAAGATAAAAACTGTTAAAAATATACTTACAAAATTAAGGGTTATATTCAAATTTTCTATGAAACTTGAACTTATAGATAAAAATCCTTGTGATTTTGTAGAACTTCCTAAATTTGATAATAAAGTATATTTTGACTATGGTGTAAAAACTCAAAAAAGGATTATTAATGCTATTGTTAATAACATAAATCCAACTGCTGATATCTTCTTTTTCCTTTTGCATGGTAGAAGAAAAAACGAAGTTTTATCTCTTAAGTGGTCTGATTTAAATTTGAAAAATAGAACTTATAAAATACCTTGCCAAATTAATAAAGCTAAGCGTGATATGTTTTATACTATGAGTGATGAGCTTTATAACAGACTTTATAAAAGATATATTAAAGCTAAAAAGTTAAATTTACTAAATACCTATGTTTTTCTTAATCCAGATACTAATAATAAATTTGTTGATTTACGCCGTTCTTGGAATACTTTATTAAAATCTAATAATTTACCTAAAATAAGATTACACGATATAAGACACTTAATCGCTACTTATTCTATCAATTATTTAAATTTACCAGTTGAGCAAGTAAGTTTGGGTCATACAAATATAACTACTACACAAAAATACATCACTACAAATATTAAAAAATCAAAAGAAACAATCGAAAATATACTAAATTCTGTAAAATAA
- a CDS encoding replication endonuclease codes for MNNLNTDINLFNYGAPSATMSAQEPATACEQGAPCQINKKLSALSLSVAKNIKPYIKIPFGVSKNDLKISNLKIQNQKEWLKNQIYKINKETGEVKTLLDVSMSSNLSPKYYAELNNRVNTITDFAFNKGLKSSFLTITLNGCFRDALKGDFSRFKPKDRSLLSYDFKYKMMFNPYSIGIKDLIDLLNYQWNIFIKRIHTKFKGIEKYYIRAFEPHKNDGVPHIHALISYPEYAHEFIYKTFKDVFYAPQNLKVNYLSKEQIKNGEINGFQWTLSNPTGYVLKYINKSFINFDKNDKLDLNSAWYIKYKVRKFISSRHQIPLWIYRKINFFFRDFYNLCTLKDNPDWVCEWSYDKQYFRLENIQTTETILYENGIMKHTIKDYIIHIYQKETKEQNPTPYKITDKPTIKAKKEYKFIKPTELPIKRMKDYTLITYYKNLDTFNSNLQHLAYVENELIKRDLGFIVGTNEIHNLNKPVIESFIERNKRYYDF; via the coding sequence ATGAATAACTTAAATACTGATATAAATTTATTTAATTATGGCGCCCCAAGCGCCACAATGAGCGCGCAGGAGCCTGCGACTGCGTGCGAACAGGGGGCGCCTTGTCAAATTAATAAAAAACTCTCAGCTTTAAGTTTGAGCGTAGCGAAAAACATAAAGCCATACATTAAAATACCTTTTGGAGTATCAAAAAATGATTTAAAAATATCAAATCTAAAAATACAAAATCAAAAAGAATGGCTTAAAAATCAAATTTATAAAATAAACAAAGAAACTGGCGAAGTAAAAACTCTTCTTGATGTTTCTATGTCTTCAAATTTAAGCCCAAAATATTACGCCGAACTTAATAACCGCGTAAATACCATTACTGATTTTGCATTCAATAAAGGCTTAAAATCATCATTTTTAACAATAACTCTAAATGGTTGCTTTCGTGACGCTCTCAAAGGCGATTTTAGCCGTTTTAAGCCTAAAGATAGAAGCCTTTTAAGCTATGATTTTAAATACAAGATGATGTTTAATCCTTATTCTATCGGTATAAAAGATTTAATTGATTTATTAAATTATCAATGGAATATATTTATAAAGCGTATTCATACTAAATTTAAAGGTATTGAAAAATATTATATAAGAGCTTTTGAACCGCATAAAAACGACGGTGTTCCACACATACACGCTCTTATTTCTTATCCTGAATACGCACACGAATTCATATATAAAACTTTTAAAGATGTTTTTTATGCTCCACAAAATTTAAAAGTTAATTATCTCTCTAAAGAGCAGATTAAAAATGGCGAAATAAATGGCTTTCAATGGACTTTAAGTAATCCTACTGGATATGTTTTAAAATATATAAATAAAAGTTTTATTAACTTTGATAAAAATGATAAATTAGATCTTAATTCTGCTTGGTATATAAAATATAAAGTTCGCAAATTTATTAGCTCACGTCACCAAATTCCGCTTTGGATATATCGTAAAATTAACTTCTTTTTTAGGGATTTTTATAATCTTTGTACTTTGAAAGATAATCCTGATTGGGTTTGCGAGTGGAGCTATGATAAACAATATTTTCGCCTTGAAAACATACAAACTACAGAAACTATACTTTATGAAAATGGCATTATGAAACATACAATCAAAGATTATATTATACATATCTATCAAAAAGAGACTAAAGAACAAAATCCAACTCCATATAAAATTACTGATAAACCTACTATAAAAGCTAAAAAAGAGTATAAATTTATTAAACCTACAGAACTTCCAATAAAAAGAATGAAAGATTACACTCTTATTACTTATTATAAAAACCTTGATACTTTTAACTCAAATTTACAACATTTAGCTTATGTTGAAAATGAGCTTATTAAGCGTGATTTAGGATTTATCGTAGGAACAAACGAAATTCATAATCTCAATAAGCCTGTTATTGAGAGTTTTATTGAAAGGAATAAAAGATATTATGATTTTTAA
- a CDS encoding type II secretion system protein GspD, giving the protein MKKIIAFLVALALTIQADQIKNNLLEFANIVSSSTQSEILISGDINPLDFYFFTPKETTNISLQIFKKMVELQGLRFLKLGSFYYVDKPIIIDENATNKEEEPENLYYIKLKNNSHKEIDAMLNQYDKNSTYISQDNAVVFKSTDKIYSEILSYSDNFDNKVAKQVNFKVTILETNLSDLKSRGTEINSLIKGVDSVDFRYFFNLMTVPYTQNTNVTNKSDQFYGVLNFLDTNNITKIKSSPFLVAKNNTEVFFSNVKTIPYLTTSTNITNAQTQQQSNYSYKDVGLKLTLKPIIINDNIDVDIHLIFENLLSNSDTLTPTTSKKELKSTYKLKKGDILVLSGINQENEITYTSGVPLLKDIWLLKYLFSTTKKEFVNSILTITIEVF; this is encoded by the coding sequence ATGAAAAAGATAATAGCCTTTTTAGTGGCTTTGGCTCTAACAATACAAGCAGATCAAATCAAAAATAACCTTTTAGAATTTGCAAATATCGTTTCTAGTTCTACACAAAGCGAAATTTTGATAAGTGGCGATATAAATCCGCTTGATTTTTACTTTTTTACTCCTAAAGAAACAACTAATATCAGTTTGCAAATATTTAAAAAAATGGTTGAGCTTCAAGGATTACGCTTTTTAAAACTAGGCTCTTTTTATTACGTCGATAAGCCTATTATAATCGATGAAAACGCAACCAACAAAGAAGAAGAGCCAGAAAATCTTTATTACATAAAACTTAAAAATAATAGCCATAAGGAGATTGATGCTATGCTAAATCAATACGATAAAAACTCTACATACATAAGTCAAGATAACGCAGTCGTTTTTAAAAGTACTGATAAAATTTATTCTGAAATACTTTCATATTCAGATAATTTTGATAATAAAGTAGCAAAACAGGTTAATTTTAAAGTAACTATACTTGAAACAAATTTAAGTGATTTAAAAAGTCGTGGCACAGAGATAAATTCACTTATAAAAGGTGTTGATAGCGTAGATTTTAGGTATTTTTTTAATCTTATGACGGTTCCTTATACTCAAAATACTAATGTAACAAATAAATCAGATCAATTTTATGGTGTTTTGAATTTTCTTGATACAAATAATATCACTAAAATAAAATCTAGCCCTTTTTTAGTTGCTAAAAATAATACAGAAGTATTTTTTAGCAATGTTAAGACAATTCCATATCTTACTACTTCTACAAATATCACAAATGCTCAAACTCAGCAACAAAGCAATTATAGCTATAAAGATGTCGGCTTAAAGCTTACTTTAAAGCCTATCATTATAAATGACAACATTGACGTTGATATTCATCTAATCTTTGAAAATTTATTAAGCAATTCTGATACTTTGACACCTACTACAAGCAAAAAAGAGTTAAAATCAACTTATAAACTTAAAAAAGGCGATATCCTTGTTCTAAGTGGCATTAATCAAGAAAATGAAATTACTTATACTTCTGGCGTTCCACTATTAAAAGATATTTGGCTTTTAAAATATCTTTTTTCTACTACTAAAAAAGAATTTGTAAATTCAATACTTACTATTACAATAGAAGTTTTTTAA
- a CDS encoding zonular occludens toxin domain-containing protein, which produces MAIHYIVGNPGSGKSYYGVYILWDKFIKQTKEPKGFLKQFIKPKVTKIYDIAYTNINEFKFDKSDKIIPFDFENILSSLTILFNRYKFEKATDEELIKTAKQLNLLNAIFVIDEIHNFFNEKENEVLIWWLTYHRHLYQELYFITQDLSLVNNEYKRIAEFFYRAVDSSKRFFSKKFRYIQYSNYKLYQKDIIKTFHIDFNQEIFNLYHSGQNGLGTSFVKKYLFISLIIFGFCIVAFAIFVNSITPDTPKKDIQNSNIQNTTDTAFPITKNNTFGQISKKINTSEIFYYEINCINLTCSFPNSNDKFDKRAIKFLLNQTEILYETKKYNISNVETSIYFLKDDVFKILNIKFNDKGNTDEKDNSLFSGFGSNNTSRSNQK; this is translated from the coding sequence ATGGCTATCCACTATATAGTTGGTAATCCTGGAAGCGGTAAGAGCTATTATGGCGTTTATATTCTTTGGGATAAATTCATAAAACAAACTAAAGAGCCAAAAGGATTTTTAAAACAATTTATAAAACCAAAAGTTACTAAAATTTATGATATTGCTTATACAAATATAAATGAGTTTAAATTTGATAAATCAGATAAGATTATTCCTTTCGACTTTGAGAATATATTATCTAGTTTGACTATACTTTTTAACAGATACAAATTTGAAAAAGCTACTGATGAAGAACTTATCAAAACTGCAAAACAACTGAATTTACTAAATGCTATATTTGTTATAGATGAAATACACAACTTTTTTAACGAAAAAGAAAACGAAGTCCTTATTTGGTGGCTTACTTATCATCGCCATTTATACCAAGAATTATATTTCATTACTCAGGATTTAAGCCTTGTAAATAACGAATACAAAAGAATAGCTGAGTTTTTCTACCGTGCTGTTGATAGCTCAAAACGCTTCTTTTCAAAGAAATTTAGATATATACAATACTCAAATTACAAACTTTATCAAAAAGACATTATTAAAACTTTTCATATAGATTTTAATCAAGAAATATTCAATTTATACCATTCTGGACAAAACGGACTAGGAACAAGCTTTGTTAAAAAATACCTTTTTATCTCTCTTATAATATTTGGTTTTTGTATTGTTGCATTTGCTATTTTTGTAAATTCTATCACTCCAGATACTCCTAAAAAAGATATACAAAATTCAAATATCCAAAATACTACAGATACTGCATTTCCTATTACTAAAAATAATACTTTTGGTCAAATTTCTAAAAAAATCAATACTTCAGAAATATTTTACTATGAGATTAATTGTATAAATTTAACTTGCTCGTTTCCAAATTCAAATGATAAATTTGATAAACGAGCTATCAAATTTCTTCTAAATCAGACTGAAATTTTGTATGAAACTAAAAAATACAATATTTCAAATGTTGAAACGTCTATCTATTTTTTAAAAGATGATGTTTTTAAAATTCTTAATATCAAATTTAATGATAAAGGAAATACCGATGAAAAAGATAATAGCCTTTTTAGTGGCTTTGGCTCTAACAATACAAGCAGATCAAATCAAAAATAA